In Brevibacterium zhoupengii, the following are encoded in one genomic region:
- a CDS encoding CPBP family intramembrane glutamic endopeptidase has product MSETPPRSRLSTTTLLISAGIVLGIGALVFGTAVLIGLTVPGARAHFDSLIVTVLLVQSAGTLWALTFTLSRRGHRLSDIGFARPSLRLFHLLWQIPTAVIVVLLTQALVFAVTGSDPVSDSATDSLAGNAGAAGAIVMFAAVAVITPFWEELFFRGLIFGFVRDRLGTTWAVVISAVIFALCHGVPILLPYMLALGLCLALLRVFHGNLWGSLGLHITINSTASIVLLQAAFA; this is encoded by the coding sequence ATGAGCGAAACCCCACCCCGAAGTCGACTCTCAACGACGACCCTCCTCATTTCAGCCGGAATCGTCTTAGGCATCGGTGCTCTCGTCTTCGGAACTGCCGTCCTCATCGGACTCACCGTTCCAGGTGCGCGGGCGCATTTCGATAGCCTCATCGTCACTGTGCTGCTCGTGCAGAGCGCAGGGACTCTATGGGCGCTGACGTTCACCCTGAGCCGCCGCGGTCACCGACTCTCGGACATCGGCTTCGCCCGCCCCTCTCTGCGCCTCTTCCACCTGCTGTGGCAGATTCCCACAGCTGTGATCGTGGTGCTCCTCACGCAGGCCCTCGTCTTCGCGGTCACAGGCTCGGACCCTGTCAGCGACTCAGCGACCGATTCGCTGGCAGGAAACGCCGGCGCCGCCGGTGCGATCGTGATGTTCGCCGCCGTCGCAGTCATCACCCCGTTCTGGGAAGAGCTTTTCTTCCGCGGCCTGATCTTCGGCTTCGTTCGTGACCGCCTCGGCACAACATGGGCGGTTGTCATCAGCGCCGTCATCTTCGCGCTGTGCCATGGCGTGCCAATTCTCCTGCCCTACATGCTTGCACTCGGCCTCTGCCTAGCACTGCTGCGGGTGTTCCACGGCAATCTGTGGGGCTCGCTGGGCCTGCACATCACGATCAATTCGACGGCGTCCATCGTCCTGCTGCAGGCCGCATTCGCGTAA
- a CDS encoding Lrp/AsnC family transcriptional regulator — translation MNSELIVDHRAESNDSHLAEVDLAILRELGSDARISNKDLAGRVGLAPSTCSGRVSALRSRGIIKGFHADIDFEALGLHVFGMISVRMSPVGRSKMSDVIAGLLRAPETLDVFQVSGERDLLVHIATAHPTGLNDFIDAHLSDPMIAHTQTSLVFGHHRP, via the coding sequence GTGAATTCGGAATTGATCGTCGATCATCGTGCTGAATCGAACGATTCCCACCTCGCCGAGGTGGACCTGGCGATCCTGCGTGAGCTCGGTTCCGATGCTCGGATCTCCAACAAGGACCTCGCCGGCCGGGTGGGGCTTGCTCCGTCGACCTGCTCGGGGAGAGTCAGTGCCCTGAGATCGCGTGGCATCATCAAGGGATTTCATGCCGACATCGATTTCGAAGCGCTCGGTCTGCACGTGTTCGGCATGATCTCCGTGCGAATGTCACCGGTGGGACGGTCGAAGATGAGCGATGTCATCGCGGGACTGCTTCGGGCACCTGAGACTCTTGATGTCTTCCAGGTGTCGGGGGAGCGGGACCTGCTCGTGCACATCGCCACCGCCCATCCGACGGGACTCAACGACTTCATCGACGCGCATCTCTCGGATCCGATGATCGCCCACACGCAGACCAGTCTTGTGTTCGGGCATCACCGCCCGTGA
- the kynU gene encoding kynureninase, translating into MTTLERSACELLDRDDPLRKLRDEFILPSDTIYLDGNSLGAQTKGAAGRAQEVIEDEWGSGLIRSWNTAGWFDLPATLGEKVAGIVGGGTGSTVVTDTTSINLFKAASAALKMQAADAPERRVILTQRENFPSDIYMLQGLAEQLDDGYEVRLVDDAEVTAGFPDTMTDEVALVVLTHVNYRTGRLFDMATTTSAIHAGGSLVIWDLCHSAGALEIDLAGSGADMAIGCTYKFLNGGPGSPAFIWVSEALQNRFTQPLSGWWGHAKPFEMSPDYAPAEGIRRYLTGTQGVISMAVAELGLDIANSVDMAAVRRKSLQLSDLFIELVESRLADHPVQIVTPREHAHRGSQVSITHPEGFAVMSALIERGIIGDYREPEVLRFGLTPLYIGFNDVWDTVEALREILDNRLWDAPQYKVRGAVT; encoded by the coding sequence ATGACGACCCTCGAGCGATCAGCCTGCGAACTCCTCGACCGCGACGATCCTCTGCGCAAGCTCAGAGACGAGTTCATCCTCCCCTCCGACACGATCTACCTTGATGGGAACTCACTGGGAGCCCAGACGAAGGGCGCGGCCGGACGAGCCCAGGAGGTCATCGAGGACGAATGGGGCAGCGGCCTCATCCGCTCCTGGAATACGGCCGGCTGGTTCGATCTGCCGGCAACATTGGGCGAGAAGGTGGCCGGCATCGTCGGTGGTGGGACCGGCAGCACCGTCGTCACGGACACCACCTCGATCAACCTGTTCAAAGCCGCATCGGCCGCGCTGAAGATGCAGGCCGCCGATGCACCAGAGCGTCGCGTCATCCTCACCCAGCGGGAGAACTTCCCCTCCGATATCTACATGCTCCAAGGCCTGGCCGAGCAGCTCGACGACGGTTACGAGGTGCGTCTCGTCGACGACGCCGAGGTGACCGCCGGGTTCCCGGACACGATGACCGACGAGGTGGCCCTCGTTGTCCTCACCCACGTGAACTACCGCACGGGCCGCCTCTTCGACATGGCCACCACCACCTCGGCGATCCATGCGGGCGGTTCCCTGGTGATCTGGGATCTGTGCCATTCGGCGGGAGCCCTGGAGATCGACCTGGCCGGATCGGGCGCGGATATGGCTATCGGCTGCACGTACAAGTTCCTCAACGGCGGGCCGGGTTCACCCGCTTTCATCTGGGTCTCCGAGGCACTGCAGAATCGTTTCACCCAACCGCTCTCGGGCTGGTGGGGGCACGCGAAGCCCTTCGAGATGTCGCCGGACTATGCTCCAGCCGAGGGTATTCGCCGGTATCTGACCGGCACGCAGGGCGTCATCTCGATGGCAGTGGCCGAATTGGGCCTCGACATCGCCAACAGCGTCGATATGGCAGCCGTGCGACGGAAGTCCCTGCAGCTGTCCGACCTCTTCATCGAGCTCGTCGAATCTCGCCTGGCCGATCATCCCGTCCAGATCGTGACCCCGCGTGAGCACGCTCATCGCGGGTCACAGGTCTCGATCACCCACCCTGAGGGATTTGCCGTGATGAGTGCGCTGATCGAGCGTGGAATCATCGGCGACTATCGGGAGCCGGAAGTCCTGCGCTTCGGCCTGACTCCGCTCTACATCGGCTTCAACGATGTCTGGGACACCGTTGAGGCGCTGCGTGAGATCCTCGACAATCGGCTCTGGGATGCGCCCCAGTACAAGGTCCGCGGCGCCGTCACCTGA
- a CDS encoding MFS transporter translates to MSEIRDDSADSSAHPRRFGVLRSWKTAPYLVGSGLAMMGDNIEHVITYWVLWQKFESPALVGFQLISHWLPFLLLSVYAGSLAERFDCRRLIQIGQGLFMFVSLCWGILFLTDSLQLWQACVLLVIHGLAGCLWGPAEQMMLYDFAGRSELPSAVRINATFRSLGILFGPVVGSVLLLSFGPTWGIFINIIFYLPLTIFLMRTPFTGHTRSGSPNKTRTTLMQSLRVLVDVRHNRSIISMLLLAALASITIGAVLQTAMPVFGGLLTDPGGDSDFTYGLLLFALGAGGVLGGFFLEATGWVRPTPAAAAVAAAGLGASSIVFAFTSHLWLALIVLVLAGVCKITAESTEMAIIQLEAPTEIRGRVIGSYSMFGPGMQTFSGVTVGVLGTIATIPQAVTIGGSVLAIGAIGIGAYVLAGRGRRVG, encoded by the coding sequence GTGAGTGAGATCCGAGACGATTCAGCCGACAGCTCGGCACATCCGCGCCGCTTCGGGGTGCTGCGCAGCTGGAAGACCGCGCCCTACCTGGTCGGGTCCGGGCTGGCGATGATGGGTGACAACATCGAACACGTCATCACCTACTGGGTGCTGTGGCAGAAGTTCGAATCCCCGGCCCTCGTCGGGTTCCAACTCATCAGCCACTGGCTGCCGTTCCTACTGCTCTCCGTCTACGCAGGCTCTCTAGCGGAGCGCTTCGACTGCAGGCGGCTGATCCAGATCGGTCAGGGACTGTTCATGTTCGTGTCCCTGTGCTGGGGCATCCTCTTCCTCACCGACTCGCTGCAGCTGTGGCAGGCCTGCGTGCTGCTCGTCATCCACGGACTGGCCGGATGCCTGTGGGGCCCGGCCGAGCAGATGATGCTCTACGACTTCGCCGGACGTTCCGAACTGCCCAGCGCGGTGCGCATCAACGCAACCTTCCGCAGTCTCGGGATCCTGTTCGGGCCGGTCGTCGGCTCGGTGCTGCTGCTGTCGTTCGGCCCGACCTGGGGCATCTTCATCAACATCATCTTCTATCTGCCTCTGACGATCTTCCTCATGCGCACACCCTTCACCGGGCACACCAGGAGCGGGAGTCCGAACAAGACGCGCACGACCCTGATGCAGTCGCTGCGGGTGCTCGTCGACGTCCGTCACAACCGGTCGATCATCAGCATGCTGCTCTTGGCGGCGCTCGCCTCGATCACCATCGGAGCAGTGCTGCAGACGGCGATGCCGGTCTTCGGCGGGCTGCTGACCGACCCAGGTGGAGACAGTGACTTCACGTACGGACTGCTGCTCTTCGCCCTCGGCGCCGGGGGTGTGCTCGGCGGATTCTTCCTCGAGGCCACAGGCTGGGTGCGACCGACCCCAGCAGCAGCCGCGGTCGCCGCCGCCGGACTCGGGGCGAGCTCGATCGTCTTCGCCTTCACCTCACACCTGTGGCTGGCGCTGATCGTGCTCGTCCTCGCCGGAGTCTGCAAGATCACCGCCGAATCAACCGAGATGGCGATCATCCAGCTCGAAGCTCCGACCGAGATCCGTGGCCGAGTCATCGGCTCCTACTCGATGTTCGGCCCCGGTATGCAGACCTTCTCCGGGGTCACCGTCGGCGTCCTCGGCACCATCGCCACGATCCCGCAGGCTGTGACGATCGGGGGCTCGGTTCTGGCCATCGGCGCGATCGGGATCGGCGCCTACGTGTTGGCAGGACGTGGGCGACGGGTCGGGTGA
- a CDS encoding cysteine hydrolase family protein: protein MSTSTSTNQPPLASQREKTALIVIDVQTAVMAASWNAAEVTGTISKLIDRARNEGVEVIWVRHSSGELPAGTPQWQIVDDLSPADDETIVEKTHGSTFEDTDFEDVLASKDVGHLVVTGAQSDACVRSTIHSGFARGYDVTLVSDAHTTEDLSDWGAPPPEQVVSHTNLYWGFESGPGRTARVQESSEVDFTAP from the coding sequence ATGTCAACGAGCACATCCACAAACCAGCCACCACTCGCCTCACAGAGAGAGAAGACCGCCCTCATCGTCATCGACGTCCAGACCGCAGTGATGGCCGCATCATGGAATGCCGCCGAGGTGACCGGTACGATCTCCAAATTGATCGACCGTGCCCGAAACGAGGGAGTCGAGGTCATCTGGGTCAGGCACAGCTCCGGAGAACTGCCCGCAGGCACGCCGCAGTGGCAGATCGTCGATGACCTCTCGCCGGCCGATGACGAGACCATCGTGGAGAAGACCCACGGCAGCACCTTCGAGGACACCGACTTCGAGGACGTGCTCGCGTCCAAGGACGTCGGCCACCTCGTCGTCACCGGCGCACAGTCCGATGCGTGTGTGAGGTCGACGATCCACAGCGGGTTCGCCCGCGGCTACGATGTCACGTTGGTCTCCGATGCGCATACGACCGAAGATCTCAGTGACTGGGGTGCGCCTCCCCCAGAGCAGGTAGTCTCCCACACGAATCTCTACTGGGGCTTCGAATCAGGACCGGGGCGAACCGCCCGAGTCCAGGAATCATCAGAGGTCGACTTCACTGCGCCGTGA
- a CDS encoding OsmC family protein produces MSEDTRSIELTRIAENHYRATAPSGASIEFGRGEGLMTPVELLLAAVAGCSSIDVDTVTSRHTEPTRFDVSAQADKIDEDGASRVDNVHLDFNLAFPDDEDGRKADARVERLVGLSHDKYCTVSRTVEHPTNVDFSIHRD; encoded by the coding sequence ATGAGTGAAGACACCCGCAGCATCGAACTGACCAGGATCGCAGAGAACCACTACCGCGCCACGGCACCGAGCGGTGCAAGCATCGAATTCGGTCGCGGTGAGGGCCTGATGACACCCGTGGAGCTTCTGCTCGCGGCTGTTGCCGGGTGCTCCTCTATCGATGTCGACACCGTGACCAGCAGGCACACCGAGCCGACTCGCTTCGACGTCTCGGCCCAGGCTGACAAGATCGACGAGGATGGTGCCTCCCGCGTGGACAATGTCCATCTCGACTTCAACCTCGCCTTCCCCGATGACGAGGACGGTCGCAAGGCCGATGCCCGCGTCGAGAGGCTCGTCGGCCTCTCCCATGACAAGTACTGCACGGTCTCGCGCACGGTCGAGCACCCGACGAACGTCGACTTCAGCATCCACCGCGACTGA
- a CDS encoding PPK2 family polyphosphate kinase, translating to MSEKTTQSWSTDPQPLLRAGKGFRLDEVDPHSTPGYEGNKKSGRKDLKACIPELGDLQERLFAAHHDEESGPAVLLILQAMDTAGKGGIVRHVVGSVDPQGVALAAFKAPTKEELSHDFLWRIRPRVPGPGMIGVFDRSHYEDVLIGKVRELADGEEIERRYTAINDFEAQLAEAGVRIIKVMLNISPDEQKDRLMERLDRPDKYWKYNSGDVDERLMWPDYMRAYQTVFERTSTEVAPWYVVPADRKWYARIAVQRLLLNALRDIDPQWPAADFDIDVERERLAES from the coding sequence ATGAGCGAGAAGACAACGCAGAGTTGGAGCACCGATCCGCAGCCGCTGCTGCGGGCAGGCAAAGGATTTCGGCTCGACGAAGTCGACCCGCATTCGACCCCTGGATACGAGGGCAACAAGAAGTCCGGACGCAAGGACCTCAAGGCCTGCATTCCCGAGCTCGGTGATCTCCAGGAGCGACTGTTCGCCGCCCATCATGACGAGGAGTCGGGCCCGGCCGTTCTCCTCATCCTCCAGGCAATGGACACCGCCGGCAAGGGCGGAATCGTGCGCCACGTCGTCGGCTCAGTCGATCCCCAGGGCGTTGCGCTCGCCGCGTTCAAAGCCCCCACGAAGGAGGAGCTCTCCCACGATTTCCTGTGGCGCATCCGACCGCGCGTGCCCGGGCCCGGCATGATCGGCGTCTTCGATCGCTCCCACTACGAGGATGTGCTCATCGGCAAGGTCCGTGAGCTCGCCGATGGCGAAGAGATCGAGCGTCGCTACACCGCCATCAACGACTTCGAAGCACAGCTCGCCGAGGCGGGTGTGCGCATCATCAAGGTCATGCTCAACATCTCCCCCGATGAGCAGAAGGACCGGTTGATGGAGCGCCTGGACCGCCCGGATAAGTACTGGAAGTACAACTCGGGTGACGTCGACGAGCGACTCATGTGGCCCGACTACATGCGCGCCTACCAGACAGTGTTCGAACGCACCTCCACCGAGGTGGCCCCGTGGTACGTCGTCCCCGCCGACCGCAAATGGTACGCCCGGATCGCGGTTCAGCGGCTCCTGCTCAATGCGCTGCGGGACATCGACCCACAATGGCCGGCGGCCGATTTCGACATCGACGTCGAACGGGAACGGCTGGCCGAGAGCTGA
- a CDS encoding trimeric intracellular cation channel family protein encodes MDFQEAVFLALDLTGTFVFAVSGVLLAARRGFDITGGLVLGTMTGIGGGMIRDVLLDRVPNALGQPIYLAPPIIATLLIYLIGKHVSRARIWIVTFDAIGLAIFSVTGTTIALGAGATYPAALLMGALTACGGGLMRDAVASEDPAIFTGTDLYLIPALFGAGLTLIADATGILNNVLSLIIAGLAFAFRMLAWKLQWRVPQPMRQWSYRETPKKMKKLPSVFRKPD; translated from the coding sequence GTGGACTTTCAGGAAGCAGTCTTTCTCGCACTCGACCTCACCGGCACCTTCGTCTTCGCAGTCTCGGGAGTCCTCCTGGCCGCCAGGCGGGGCTTCGACATCACCGGGGGCCTGGTCCTTGGGACGATGACGGGCATTGGCGGAGGCATGATCCGCGATGTCCTCCTCGACCGGGTGCCGAACGCGCTCGGTCAGCCGATCTATCTGGCCCCGCCGATCATCGCCACCCTCCTCATATACCTCATCGGCAAGCACGTCTCGCGAGCTCGGATCTGGATCGTGACCTTCGATGCGATCGGGCTCGCCATCTTCAGTGTCACCGGCACGACGATCGCCCTCGGTGCCGGTGCAACTTACCCGGCGGCGCTGCTCATGGGTGCGCTCACGGCCTGCGGCGGCGGACTCATGCGCGACGCGGTGGCCAGCGAGGACCCGGCGATCTTCACCGGTACCGACCTGTACCTCATCCCCGCCCTCTTCGGAGCGGGGCTGACTCTCATCGCCGATGCGACAGGAATCCTCAACAACGTTTTGTCGCTGATCATCGCAGGCCTCGCTTTCGCCTTCCGCATGCTGGCCTGGAAGCTGCAGTGGCGGGTCCCGCAGCCGATGCGGCAGTGGTCGTATCGAGAGACGCCGAAGAAGATGAAGAAACTGCCCTCAGTGTTTCGCAAGCCCGACTGA
- a CDS encoding OsmC family protein — MTENPGYAEPQAPSGDSDEPRSASAPIYTAKVENLGGTSGEVRVEDGMTLATAPTSHTDQGSNPEQFLAMAWSTCLGETLKVVLAVNQVEALSRVRVEVDLHGESNAGFHFVPRAYISIDGVSDADAEKYAGRAHARCPISKLLKGQGSPSVEIEEYKNPDNFQLS, encoded by the coding sequence ATGACTGAGAACCCAGGATACGCCGAGCCGCAGGCGCCAAGCGGAGACTCGGACGAACCAAGAAGCGCAAGTGCACCTATCTACACCGCAAAGGTCGAGAACCTCGGCGGGACCTCGGGCGAGGTCCGAGTCGAAGACGGTATGACTCTGGCGACAGCACCCACCTCACATACCGATCAGGGCAGCAACCCCGAACAGTTCCTCGCCATGGCATGGAGCACTTGCCTCGGCGAAACCCTCAAGGTCGTGCTCGCAGTCAACCAGGTCGAGGCCCTGTCCCGAGTCAGGGTCGAGGTCGACCTGCACGGAGAGTCCAATGCCGGATTCCACTTCGTGCCCCGGGCCTATATCTCCATCGACGGCGTCTCCGACGCCGACGCCGAGAAGTATGCCGGACGAGCCCACGCCAGGTGCCCGATCTCGAAGCTGCTCAAGGGCCAAGGCAGCCCGAGCGTCGAGATCGAGGAATACAAGAACCCGGACAACTTCCAGCTCAGCTGA
- a CDS encoding molybdopterin-dependent oxidoreductase, translated as MRRPLHAALAGVVATIVLFGVADLLARAFGPPAAPLLALGQTIIPLAPAGLIKPVIDLLGHNDKLFLILTTGLGALVLGGLIGWLASRHLRSATALLGLAGLIPIIVILVRPEAEALDIIPTIIGLVLGLAVFRLLIGLAPQPDVENEPESESATPSRRRFFVITGVIGAAGAAAVAAGQTVASLALDAGAAVAKLVLPKPASEAPPIPASAHPDVKGLAPFVTNPKDFYRIDTALAPPVIDPEEWSLRIHGMVETEVVVTMDELLKLPLNEHHITLTCVSNPVGGDLVGNATWLGYPVRELLARARPLKNADMVLSHSFDGFSASTPIEVLLDDRDSLLAVGMNGQPLPPEHGFPARLVVPGLYGFVSATKWVTELEVTRFDEKTAYWTDRGWDAKAPILVASRIEVPKPLAKVAAGDLAVAGTAWAQRSGISRVEVKLDDGEWTQAALGDEVNIDTWRQWKTGFSDVKAGSHTVTVRAIDQDGNIQTAERRKSIPNSATGHHHIQFRVE; from the coding sequence ATGAGAAGACCACTTCATGCCGCCCTCGCCGGGGTCGTCGCCACGATTGTCCTGTTCGGTGTCGCCGACCTTCTGGCCCGTGCCTTCGGTCCGCCGGCCGCACCTCTGCTGGCATTGGGCCAGACGATCATTCCGCTCGCTCCGGCCGGTCTCATCAAACCTGTCATCGATTTACTCGGGCACAATGACAAACTGTTCCTGATCCTCACCACCGGCCTCGGCGCTCTGGTGCTCGGAGGGCTCATCGGATGGCTCGCATCCCGTCATCTCCGCTCAGCGACTGCGTTGCTGGGGTTGGCGGGCCTCATTCCCATCATCGTCATCCTCGTCCGTCCCGAAGCTGAGGCCCTTGACATCATCCCGACCATCATCGGACTCGTGCTGGGCCTGGCAGTCTTCCGTCTTCTCATCGGCCTCGCACCCCAGCCGGACGTGGAGAATGAGCCCGAGTCCGAATCTGCGACCCCCTCTCGGCGCCGCTTCTTCGTCATCACCGGTGTCATCGGTGCTGCGGGAGCCGCGGCCGTGGCAGCGGGCCAGACCGTGGCCTCCTTGGCGCTCGACGCCGGGGCCGCGGTGGCAAAGTTGGTGCTGCCGAAGCCGGCGAGTGAGGCTCCCCCGATTCCCGCCTCGGCGCATCCGGACGTCAAGGGCCTGGCACCCTTCGTCACGAACCCGAAGGATTTCTATCGCATCGATACGGCCCTGGCTCCTCCGGTCATCGATCCGGAGGAATGGTCGCTGAGGATCCACGGCATGGTCGAAACCGAAGTTGTCGTCACCATGGACGAACTTCTGAAGCTTCCTCTCAACGAGCACCACATCACGCTCACCTGCGTATCCAATCCCGTCGGTGGTGACCTCGTCGGCAATGCCACCTGGCTGGGCTACCCCGTCCGTGAACTCTTGGCTCGAGCAAGACCCCTCAAGAACGCAGACATGGTGCTCTCGCATTCGTTCGACGGCTTCTCCGCCTCCACCCCGATCGAGGTCCTGCTCGATGATCGTGATTCGCTGCTGGCCGTCGGAATGAACGGCCAGCCGCTGCCGCCCGAGCACGGATTCCCCGCTAGGTTGGTCGTGCCGGGTCTCTACGGCTTCGTCTCTGCCACCAAATGGGTCACCGAACTCGAGGTCACCCGTTTCGATGAGAAGACGGCCTACTGGACCGACCGCGGCTGGGACGCCAAGGCACCCATCCTCGTCGCCTCCCGCATCGAAGTGCCCAAACCTCTGGCGAAGGTCGCGGCGGGTGACCTTGCCGTGGCGGGCACGGCCTGGGCGCAGCGAAGCGGCATCAGCAGAGTCGAGGTGAAGCTCGACGATGGGGAATGGACGCAGGCCGCCCTCGGCGATGAGGTCAACATCGACACCTGGCGCCAATGGAAGACCGGATTCAGCGACGTCAAGGCAGGATCGCACACCGTCACCGTCCGAGCCATCGATCAGGACGGGAATATTCAGACCGCCGAACGCAGGAAGTCCATCCCCAACTCAGCGACCGGGCACCACCACATCCAGTTCCGCGTCGAATAA
- a CDS encoding fasciclin domain-containing protein: MKTLLRNRTATVLAAGAISLMALSGCSSMGSDSESGGEETQAEESGESSQAPEESADSAMADSNLVGPGCAAYAEANPDGGGSVEGMAQDPVATAASNNPMLKTLTKAVSGKLNPDVDLVDTLNGDEFTVIAPIDDAFADVPKDDLDALAKDSDMLTKVLTYHVIPGQLSPDEIAGEHETVEGSKVKISGEGEDMKFDDAGLVCGGVQTANATVYMVDAVMMPSK; this comes from the coding sequence ATGAAAACACTGCTTCGCAATCGCACCGCAACCGTCCTGGCAGCCGGCGCCATCTCACTCATGGCTTTGAGTGGCTGCTCGAGCATGGGTTCGGACTCCGAATCCGGTGGCGAAGAGACTCAGGCAGAGGAATCGGGCGAGAGCTCACAGGCTCCGGAAGAATCAGCAGACTCCGCCATGGCTGACTCGAACCTCGTCGGCCCGGGCTGCGCTGCCTACGCCGAAGCCAACCCAGATGGCGGCGGATCCGTCGAGGGAATGGCCCAGGACCCGGTCGCCACCGCCGCATCGAACAACCCGATGCTCAAGACGCTGACCAAGGCCGTCTCCGGCAAGCTCAACCCCGACGTCGACCTCGTCGACACGCTCAACGGCGACGAGTTCACCGTCATCGCTCCGATCGATGATGCCTTCGCCGATGTCCCCAAGGACGACTTGGACGCGCTGGCCAAGGACTCGGACATGCTGACGAAGGTGCTGACCTACCACGTCATCCCCGGACAGCTGTCTCCCGATGAGATCGCCGGCGAACACGAAACCGTCGAAGGCTCGAAGGTGAAGATCTCCGGTGAGGGCGAGGACATGAAGTTCGACGACGCCGGACTGGTCTGCGGCGGAGTTCAGACCGCCAACGCAACCGTCTACATGGTGGATGCCGTGATGATGCCCTCGAAGTGA
- a CDS encoding sigma-70 family RNA polymerase sigma factor: protein MSSDDPSAPGHGPPGGDLPAPAGGTATAADPSGDLLLRIADGDRAAFEELFVAQSRILMAVILRIVRSQSLAEEVLQECFTEVWTRCTGFDPARGTGRAWLITLCRRRAIDCVRSVQAQQDRDLADGLRSSAGMGEQVEQTVIDKSESDRTVTALKILPKEQAQPIVMAFYQGLTHAQISERLKVPLGTIKSRIRDGMKKLREELEASR from the coding sequence ATGAGCTCAGACGATCCCTCGGCACCAGGCCATGGACCACCGGGTGGCGATCTCCCAGCGCCGGCTGGTGGGACAGCCACAGCAGCCGATCCCAGCGGTGACCTGCTGCTGCGGATCGCCGACGGTGATCGCGCCGCTTTTGAAGAACTGTTCGTCGCCCAGTCCCGCATCCTCATGGCAGTGATCCTGCGGATCGTGAGAAGTCAGTCCCTCGCCGAGGAGGTGCTTCAGGAATGCTTCACCGAAGTCTGGACCCGGTGCACCGGGTTCGACCCCGCACGGGGAACCGGCAGGGCCTGGCTGATCACCCTGTGTCGCAGAAGGGCCATCGACTGCGTCCGCAGCGTCCAGGCCCAGCAGGATCGCGATCTGGCCGACGGGCTGCGGTCCTCAGCGGGGATGGGAGAACAGGTCGAGCAGACTGTCATCGACAAATCGGAATCGGATCGCACGGTGACGGCGCTGAAGATACTTCCCAAGGAGCAGGCACAGCCCATCGTCATGGCCTTCTATCAGGGCCTGACCCACGCTCAGATATCTGAGCGCCTCAAGGTGCCCCTCGGTACCATCAAGTCACGGATCAGAGACGGAATGAAGAAGCTGCGAGAAGAGTTGGAGGCAAGCCGATGA
- a CDS encoding anti-sigma factor, translating into MSTDRDYLAAGLALGGLSDAELAEAQALADTDADFRSEVAAYSDTMALMAESDAELAVDSAAEPSPAGPSTGTPEHISAATRDAILAIPGAHTQIQGTPSEPPRQEQEEPHPEPETSRQEQSAMSAPRQHAPAQSESVKSESAPPADLAEHRRNRRPWVAWTAAAAAIVAVAVLGANAWQLQQEQNELEEKLASTQQQLDDSARLMEAGDLRTSNADLPEGGSVTVFSSEKEQLIRFTPRDVTAAPAGKSMQMWVIGDKGPESVGLMTGQPVTIADEPFTSGSLFGITVEPEGGSKQPTTDPIVAIDL; encoded by the coding sequence ATGAGCACCGATCGTGACTATCTGGCTGCCGGTCTGGCACTAGGCGGACTCAGCGACGCAGAACTCGCCGAGGCGCAGGCCCTTGCCGACACTGACGCCGATTTCCGCTCCGAAGTCGCCGCGTACTCCGACACCATGGCGCTCATGGCCGAATCCGATGCGGAACTGGCCGTTGATTCGGCAGCTGAACCCTCTCCAGCTGGGCCTTCGACGGGCACACCCGAACACATCAGTGCGGCCACCCGGGACGCAATCCTCGCGATCCCCGGCGCCCACACACAGATCCAGGGCACACCATCTGAGCCACCGCGCCAAGAGCAGGAAGAACCGCACCCGGAGCCGGAAACATCACGCCAGGAGCAGTCAGCAATGTCTGCGCCGAGGCAGCACGCTCCAGCACAGTCTGAATCCGTAAAGTCTGAATCAGCACCACCGGCAGATCTGGCCGAGCACCGCCGCAATCGCCGCCCATGGGTGGCCTGGACGGCGGCAGCGGCCGCAATTGTTGCTGTCGCAGTCCTCGGGGCCAATGCCTGGCAGCTGCAGCAGGAGCAGAACGAGCTTGAGGAGAAGTTGGCCTCGACTCAGCAGCAGCTCGATGACTCCGCTCGTCTCATGGAGGCTGGAGATCTGCGGACGAGCAACGCCGATCTGCCCGAGGGTGGTTCGGTCACTGTGTTCTCATCTGAAAAGGAGCAGCTCATTCGGTTCACCCCTCGTGACGTCACCGCTGCTCCGGCAGGGAAGTCGATGCAGATGTGGGTGATCGGTGACAAGGGTCCCGAGAGCGTGGGCCTCATGACCGGTCAGCCGGTGACGATTGCCGATGAGCCATTCACGTCGGGCAGCCTGTTTGGCATCACGGTGGAACCGGAGGGCGGTTCGAAGCAGCCGACGACCGACCCGATCGTGGCCATCGACCTGTAG